From Vicia villosa cultivar HV-30 ecotype Madison, WI unplaced genomic scaffold, Vvil1.0 ctg.002312F_1_1, whole genome shotgun sequence, the proteins below share one genomic window:
- the LOC131638424 gene encoding callose synthase 5-like isoform X1: MSNLEPAPSQTLIRRPSRSAAMTTFSMEVFDNDVVVPSSLASITPILRVANEIESDRPRVAYLCRFYAFEKAHRLDQSSSGRGVRQFKTLLLQRLERDNATSLESRTKKTDAREIQAYYQQYYENYVKALDQGEQADRAQLGKAYQTAGVLFEVLCAVNKTEKVEEVAPEIIAAARDVQEKTEIYAPFNILPLDSAGASQPIMQLEEIKAAVSALWNTRGLNWPSSFEQTRQRTGDLDLLDWLRAMFGFQKDNVRNQREHLILLLANNHIRLQPKPEPLNKLDDRAVNSVMNDLFKNYKTWCKFLGRKHSLRLPQGQQEIQQRKLLYMSLYLLIWGEASNLRFMPECLCYIFHNMAYELHGLLAGNVSIVTGENIKPSYGGDDESFLRKVITPIYKVIQTEAEKSKNGTAPHSAWCNYDDLNEYFWSPDCFSLGWPMRDDGEFFKSTFNFTQGRKGAPAKSARTGKSNFVETRSFWNLFRTFDRLWTFYLLGLQALFIVAWIDIPVLEIFQKDVLYKLSSIFITAAVLRFLQSVLDMTLNFPGFHRWRFTDVLRNVLKIIVSLFWVIVLPLLYLHSFNGSPEFIRKLLSFVHQVKGIPPYYVLAVGVYLIPNVLAAFLFLFPMLRRWIENSDWHIFRLLLWWSQPRIYVGRGMHESQFALFKYTLFWVLLLAAKFSFSFFVQIKPLVKPTKDIMSIRHVDFGWHEFFPHAQNNYGAVAALWAPVLMVYFMDTQIWYSIFSTVCGGVLGAFDRLGEIRTLSMLRSRFQSLPGAFNTYLVPTDKRKKKGFSLSKGFAEISANRRSEAAKFAQLWNEIICSFREEDIISDREMDLLLVPYSSDPSLKIIQWPPFMLASKIPIALDMAAQFRGRDCDLWKRICVDEYMKCAVIESYETFKHILSALVVGEAEKRTISVILKEVENSISKNTLLTNFRMGFLPSLCKKFVELVEILKDANLSKRDTLVVLLQDMLEVFTRDMMVNEISELAELNLSSKDTGRQLFAGTDVKPAVLFPPVITSQWEEQIRRIHLLLTVKESAIEIPTNLEARRRIAFFTNSLFMDMPRAPRVRKMLSFSVMTPYYSEETVYSKNDLEVENEDGVSIIYYLQKIYPDEWNNFMERIECKKDSEVWERDDNILQLRHWASLRGQTLCRTVRGMMYYRRALKLQAFLDMANEKEILDGYKAVTVPSEEDKKSHRSLYASLEAVADMKFTYIATCQNYGNQKRSGDRRATDILNLMVNNPSLRVAFIDEVEEREGGKVQKVYYSVLVKAVDNHDQEIYRIKLPGPAKLGEGKPENQNHAIIFTRGEALQAIDMNQDNYLEEALKMRNLLEEFNEDHGVRRPTILGVREHIFTGSVSSLAWFMSNQETSFVTIGQRVLARPLKVRFHYGHPDVFDRIFHITRGGMSKASRGIHLSEDIFAGNIIETSFLSWIFYISSFSHALSYAGFNSTLRRGNITHHEYIQVGKGRDVGLNQISLFEAKVACGNGEQILSRDVYRLGHRYDFFRMLSFYFTTIGFYTSSLVVVLTTYAFLYGKLYLSLSGFEAAIVKFARRKGEDTLMAAIASQSIVQIGLLTTLPMVMEIGLERGFRTALGDFIIMQLQLAPVFFTFSLGTKMHYFGRTLLHGGAKYRATGRGFVVRHEKFADNYRMYSRSHFVKGIELTILLICYMIYGSATPNSSAYALLSWSMWFLVSSWLFAPFLFNPSGFEWQKIVEDWDDWNKWISNRGGIGVPSNKSWESWWDEEQEHMQHTGFIGRICEILLSLRFFIYQYGIVYHLNVARGDKGIMVYALSWIVILAVMVILKIVSMGRKRFSADFQLMFRLLKLFLFIGGVVCLALMFTLLSLTVGDIFASLLAFLPTAWAIIQIAQACKPLVKGIGMWGSVKALARGYEYLMAVVIFTPVAILAWFPFVSEFQTRLLFNQAFSRGLQIQRILAGGKKHKQN; the protein is encoded by the exons ATGTCGAACCTCGAGCCAGCCCCGTCGCAGACGCTGATTCGACGTCCGTCGAGGAGCGCTGCAATGACCACCTTCTCGATGGAGGTTTTCGACAATGATGTCGTGGTTCCTTCGTCACTCGCCTCGATAACACCCATTCTCCGCGTGGCTAATGAGATTGAAAGTGATCGCCCAAGGGTTGCTTATTTAT GTCGATTCTATGCTTTCGAAAAGGCACATAGGTTGGATCAGAGTTCTAGCGGGCGTGGTGTGAGACAGTTTAAAACATTGTTGCTGCAACGATTGGAAAGG GACAATGCCACCAGTCTTGAATCCCGGACGAAGAAGACAGATGCCAGAGAAATCCAAGCTTATTATCAGCAATACTATGAGAATTATGTCAAAGCACTTGATCAGGGAGAGCAGGCTGACAG AGCACAGCTGGGTAAAGCTTACCAGACCGCCGGTGTGCTTTTTGAAGTGCTTTGTGCTGTCAACAAGACTGAGAAAGTTGAAGAAGTTGCTCCTGAG ATTATTGCAGCGGCTAGAGATGTCCAGGAAAAGACGGAAATTTATGCACCTTTTAACATTCTTCCGTTGGATTCTGCCGGGGCTTCTCAGCCGATTATGCAGCTTGAAGAG ATTAAGGCCGCTGTTTCTGCGCTATGGAATACCCGTGGCTTGAACTGGCCTAGTTCATTCGAGCAAACTCGCCAGAGAACTGGAGATTTGGATCTGCTTGATTGGCTCAGAGCCATGTTTGGGTTCCAG AAAGACAATGTCAGGAACCAGAGAGAGCATCTAATTCTTCTTCTTGCTAACAATCATATAAGGCTGCAACCTAAACCCGAGCCTCTCAACAAG CTTGATGATCGCGCAGTTAATTCAGTGATGAATGATCTCTTTAAGAATTACAAGACGTGGTGCAAATTTTTGGGACGAAAACATAGTTTACG ACTTCCTCAAGGTCAGCAAGAGATACAGCAGAGGAAGTTGCTTTATATGAGCTTGTATCTTCTCATATGGGGTGAAGCCTCCAATCTTCGCTTCATGCCGGAGTGCCTATGCTACATATTTCACAAT ATGGCATATGAACTTCATGGTTTATTGGCTGGAAATGTCAGCATTGTTACTGGTGAAAACATCAAACCTTCTTATGGTGGTGATGATGAGTCATTCTTGCGCAAGGTTATAACTCCGATATACAAAGTCATTCAAACg GAAGCTGAGAAGAGTAAAAATGGGACGGCTCCTCACTCAGCCTGGTGCAATTATGATGATTTAAATGAGTATTTCTG GTCACCTGATTGCTTTTCTCTTGGATGGCCCATGCGTGATGATGGTGAATTTTTTAAATCTACATTTAATTTCACACAG GGAAGAAAGGGTGCTCCGGCAAAATCTGCAAGAACTGGCAAATCAAATTTTGTTGAGACCCGGTCGTTCTGGAACCTCTTCCGTACTTTTGATCGTCTCTGGACCTTTTATTTACTGGGTTTGCAg GCATTGTTCATAGTTGCATGGATAGATATTCCAGTGTTGGAAATATTTCAGAAAGATGTCTTATATAAACTCTCTAGCATATTCATCACAGCAGCCGTTCTTCGTTTCCTTCAAA gtgttttggacatgactCTGAATTTTCCCGGCTTTCATCGCTGGAGATTCACTGATGTGCTAAGAAATGTTCTCAAAATCATTGTTAGTCTTTTTTGGGTTATTGTTCTTCCATTATTATACCTGCATTCCTTCAACGGTTCTCCAGAGTTTATCAGGAAGTTGCTTTCCTTTGTTCATCAAGTGAAAGGGATTCCACCATATTATGTCTTAGCAGTTGGAGTATATTTGATCCCAAATGTACTAGCAgcctttctctttcttttcccaATGCTTAGGCGTTGGATTGAAAACTCAGACTGGCACATATTTAGACTCCTCTTATGGTGGTCTCAG CCAAGAATCTATGTCGGACGAGGAATGCATGAGAGTCAATTTGCTCTCTTTAA GTACACTCTTTTCTGGGTGCTTCTTTTGGCTGCCAAATTTTCATTCAGCTTTTTTGTCCAG ATCAAGCCTCTTGTTAAGCCAACTAAAGACATAATGAGCATTCGACATGTTGATTTTGGCTGGCATGAGTTTTTCCCACATG CTCAAAATAATTACGGTGCAGTTGCTGCACTCTGGGCTCCTGTACTTATG GTTTATTTCATGGACACCCAAATTTGGTATTCCATCTTCTCAACTGTGTGTGGTGGTGTTCTTGGAGCCTTCGATCGTCTGGGAGAG ATACGCACTCTGAGCATGCTCAGATCACGGTTTCAGTCATTACCTGGTGCATTCAACACTTACTTGGTTCCTACTGACAAGAGAAAGAAAAAGGGATTCTCTCTCTCAAAGGGATTTGCCGAG ATTTCCGCAAACAGAAGGAGTGAAGCTGCTAAGTTTGCCCAATTATGGAACGAAATTATTTGCAgtttccgcgaggaagatattaTAAGTGATAGG GAGATGGACCTTTTGTTGGTTCCTTACTCATCAGATCctagtttaaaaataattcaatggCCGCCATTTATGCTTGCAAGCAAG ATTCCTATTGCACTGGATATGGCAGCTCAATTTCGAGGAAGGGACTGTGATCTTTGGAAACGCATATGCGTAGACGAATATATGAAATGTGCGGTCATTGAAAGCTATGAAACTTTCAAACATATTTTGAGCGCGTTAGTGGTCGGAGAAGCTGAAAAAAG GACAATCTCTGTCATCCTAAAGGAAGTTGAAAACAGCATCTCTAAAAATACACTTCTTACAAATTTCCGAATGGGATTTTTGCCTTCCCTTTGCAAGAAAtttgttgagcttgttgaaatttTG AAAGATGCAAATCTATCCAAGCGCGACACACTGGTGGTATTGTTGCAAGATATGTTAGAAGTGTTTACTCGTGATATGATGGTGAATGAAATCAG CGAATTAGCAGAACTTAATCTAAGTAGCAAGGATACCGGAAGGCAACTTTTTGCTGGTACTGATGTAAAACCGGCGGTACTCTTCCCTCCAGTTATTACATCACAATGGGAGGAACAG ATTAGACGTATTCACTTACTGTTGACGGTGAAGGAATCTGCCATTGAGATTCCAACAAACCTTGAAGCACGCAGAAGGATTGCATTCTTTACGAATTCACTGTTCATGGATATGCCTCGTGCTCCTAGAGTTCGTAAAATGCTCTCGTTCAG TGTCATGACTCCATACTACAGTGAAGAGACTGTCTACTCGAAGAATGACCTTGAGGTTGAAAATGAGGATGGTGTGTCAATCATATATTACCTGCAAAAGATATACCCTG ATGAGTGGAATAACTTCATGGAACGAATTGAGTGTAAGAAAGATAGTGAGGTATGGGAAAGAGATGATAATATATTGCAGCTACGCCATTGGGCCTCACTACGAGGGCAAACACTTTGCAGGACAG TTAGGGGAATGATGTACTACCGGCGTGCTCTTAAGCTCCAGGCTTTTCTTGATATGGCTAATGAAAAGG AGATACTTGATGGATATAAAGCTGTTACTGTTCCATCCGAGGAAGATAAAAAGAGTCACAGATCACTATATGCCAGTTTAGAGGCTGTTGCTgacatgaaattcacatacattgCTACCTGCCAGAACTATGGAAATCAGAAGCGTAGTGGAGACCGTCGTGCAACAGACATTCTGAATTTGATGGTTAA CAATCCTTCACTTCGTGTGGCATTTATTGATGAGGTTGAAGAAAGAGAAGGAGGAAAAGTACAGAAAGTTTATTACTCTGTATTGGTCAAAGCTGTGGACAATCATGACCAG GAAATATATCGAATTAAACTGCCAGGTCCAGCGAAGTTAGGAGAAGGGAAACCTGAAAATCAAAACCATGCAATCATTTTTACTAGAGGAGAAGCTCTTCAGGCTATCGACATGAACCAG GATAATTACTTGGAAGAAGCTTTAAAAATGCGTAACCTTTTGGAGGAATTTAACGAGGATCATGGGGTTCGCCGGCCTACAATATTAGGTGTTCGTGAGCATATCTTCACTGGCAG TGTTTCTTCCTTGGCTTGGTTTATGTCAAATCAAGAAACAAGCTTTGTCACAATTGGTCAAAGAGTTCTTGCAAGACCTCTGAA GGTACGATTTCACTATGGTCATCCAGATGTTTTTGATAGAATTTTTCACATTACCCGGGGAGGAATGAGTAAGGCTTCTCGTGGCATCCACTTGAGCGAGGATATTTTTGCCGGTAACATTATTGAAACATCTTTTTTATCATGGATATTTTATATTTCCTCCTTTTCTCATGCTTTATCCTATGCAGGATTCAACTCAACACTACGACGTGGGAATATTACTCATCATGAATACATTCAAGTTGGAAAGGGTAGAGATGTTGGACTCAATCAGATCTCTCTTTTTGAAGCAAAGGTGGCTTGCGGTAACGGAGAGCAAATACTAAGCAGAGATGTCTACAGGCTGGGGCATCGTTATGACTTTTTCCGCATGCTATCATTTTATTTTACGACCATCGGATTTTATACGAGCTCATTG GTTGTGGTCCTTACGACTTATGCTTTCCTATATGGCAAACTGTACCTGTCCTTAAGTGGATTTGAGGCTGCAATAGTGAAGTTTGCTAGGAGAAAGGGAGAGGATACATTAATGGCAGCAATAGCTTCACAATCAATTGTTCAAATTGGACTTCTAACAACTTTGCCCATGGTCATGGAAATTGGTCTAGAGAGAGGGTTCAGAACTGCTCTAGGTGACTTCATAATAATGCAGTTGCAGCTGGCACctgttttctttactttctcgCTTGGAACGAAAATGCACTATTTTGGGCGCACTCTCCTGCATGGAGGGGCAAAATACAGAGCAACTGGGCGTGGATTTGTCGTTCGTCATGAAAAGTTTGCAGACAACTACAGGATGTACTCTAGGAGTCACTTTGTCAAAGGGATTGAGCTCACAATATTGCTGATCTGTTATATGATTTATGGATCAGCAACGCCTAACTCATCAGCATACGCCCTTCTGTCATGGTCAATGTGGTTTTTGGTTAGCTCTTGGTTGTTTGCTCCTTTCCTTTTCAATCCATCAGGATTTGAGTGGCAGAAGATAGTTGAGGACTGGGATGATTGGAATAAATGGATTAGTAACCGAGGTGGTATTGGTGTTCCTTCAAACAAGAGTTGGGAGTCATGGTGGGATGAGGAACAGGAGCATATGCAGCACACTGGCTTTATAGGGCGGATTTGTGAGATTCTTCTTTCCCTGCGTTTCTTTATCTATCAGTATGGGATTGTGTATCATCTCAATGTAGCCAGAGGTGACAAGGGTATCATG GTTTATGCTCTGTCCTGGATAGTAATACTAGCTGTTATGGTTATCTTGAAG ATTGTGTCCATGGGTAGAAAGAGGTTCAGCGCAGATTTCCAGTTGATGTTCCGTCTTCTCAAATTGTTTCTGTTTATTGGAGGCGTTGTCTGCCTGGCCCTGATGTTTACTCTGCTTAGCCTCACTGTCGGAGACATCTTTGCCAGCCTTTTGGCCTTTTTGCCAACGGCATGGGCAATTATACAG ATAGCACAAGCATGCAAGCCATTGGTGAAAGGCATTGGAATGTGGGGGTCTGTTAAAGCTTTAGCTAGGGGCTACGAGTACCTAATGGCTGTGGTTATATTTACACCAGTGGCCATATTGGCATGGTTCCCATTTGTTTCAGAATTCCAAACTAGGCTTCTGTTCAACCAAGCATTCAGCAGAGGACTTCAAATCCAGCGCATTCTGGCCGGTGGCAAGAAACATAAGCAAAACTGA